The Oryzias latipes chromosome 1, ASM223467v1 genome contains a region encoding:
- the polq gene encoding DNA polymerase theta isoform X1 — translation MVNNAHNRSLSSQSCSLFVMTSGPSLKKKNYLGQHQIKKKISININDELPDRDRPLEKTCHLSDKSSKLMTNAKEEHVLGESTIAPDKEILQVFDVFPPVKDTLNKHVQEELLSSDASVPDLAPAAYSKKDMDATQVKVGAFFTESGPHTAFSPQEEDSRHRRDCRRPGWRAECKELAHKLLFCEDSGNKKDTQTDHSDPSHCVKAQETQSSLEARTSGKDYLGRRRSPLRGSSQTSSAPLNVSSDYILFSPTRLAAAIKRSKLQRSIQNQSVSVLTVPSGLELSTLNDTLPKPGIGLCAPVEHAEKLLLSSWGLPKPVLERYQKHGVTQMFEWQAQCLTVGQVLQGGNLVYSAPTSAGKTLVSELLMLKRVLETKRKALFILPFVSVAKEKMQYLQSVFQEAGVRVEGYMGSTSAAGGFTTLDVAVCTIEKANSLVNRLIEEDNMALLGMVVVDELHMVGDSGRGYLLELLLTKILYISQKQKTSGSLSEGVQIIGMSATLPNLALLAGWLGAELYQTDYRPVPLEEHLKVGCSIYDRSLSVVRQFTPVLHVKGDDDHIVSLCYETVRQGHSVLLFCPSKNWCEKLADTIAREFYNIRLSDGKAEPLPVCLDHDGLMDVLAQLRRTPAGLDPILQRTVRWGVAFHHAGLTFDERDVLEGAFRQGLVRVLSATSTLSSGVNLPARRVIIRTPTFNGHLLDPLTYKQMAGRAGRKGVDTRGESLLVCKKAEEKKGASLLRGSLQPISSCLVRREGEGVATSMLRAILEIIVGGVACTPQDVQRYASCSLLAASVRCDSKKPSGKESNRGAIEACVEWLMENEFINIQKDEQDERYCPTQLGAATLASSLSPPEALGIFADLQRAMKGFVLENDLHIMYLITPLYAEWTTIDWYQFFCLWEQLSSSMKRVAELVGVQESFLARSVSGKLVAKTEKQSRQMAIHKRFFTTLVLQDLVNEVPLGTVASKYNCNRGQLQSLQQSASTYAGMVTVFCKRLGWHNMEMLLSQYQTRLSFGVQRELLDLVRVSLLNATRARALYAQGLCTVAELARATVADVEKALRNSVPFKSSKRAVDESEVEAAERRSLRCVWVAGGRALTEQEAAVEIVSEARLLLREDLAQLGVQWDPAALPAEASVACSPDGHSSRDSDTSNQLKEDREGGKRMVVGEDGKNEDPNGLYVRKKAHTERKEEKMRAHTNKPIQNYTENPDRAVERKHNGEHEKADQGETGRATSKPDDLQSKQPVPEKSLTQELAEIISSLSPQLLPPPPPSPSPAPPPRFRAPISRLESQQRGDRSIAVEEGLTKLTTSPLELERLRHSKALSKVLQSIQCIQDSVDPGEKGDSKTTVISNLQNSKSPVEVLNAAQTFSCAQERAPGSTTAHISNSVLSVSPGSVDRCSPEAKRRKIDTKEAEKFSSPELYAGDDRDEEVDVQASFGDSFELDTQTERIIVQQTHQHSDESSAGTDQSEAQHIREEEAAGKHLQTSDEKRNDSPDSATPKFNISLTESQMELILNTSHQKSPSPAAGDNIDKREDPGAAPESPNRSSSLLFDSLYDSPLLEALRPEPSDEEPNTEAEHPSTTQQRRRSELLANQEAEEQEGVRWGESFFNLSEWGDSLLVGEHFLERQNLLRFSEQSEKEQMVQQAIKDQEDQSGNLIQFVNEEQGEEQNIISRGDDRGRQSDEKEVAVLLTDDENCKHPNVQNPHKQYLYCSPGLQDIFDRWPSMSDQPGLSASEMQGNSANAAIQPQTDAAKTEPQIGRLSGCGDENPMHRPGSAGDLIPPTQERPPVTPRVKLTTSSIHSQRSTPRPLKQSTPSNPSQVTSGNGNLLSAVASASKRQENISPKKELKSIPHQSSKPNAKQTDQNIPLPTQCTSPSSPGPRSPSDAESPVIPEGFSLQLSQDETLGCSNPGTFSIIDVASDRRLFETFVTEWKTKERFALALACEKKEHSQQQEGEIGGKHRRASSVTNLKPNGPDGFPVRNNEGLVLIGLSVCWGARDAYYISLQEEQSKGLSSSLAPPPLDDDLVVTERLKQVKECLGGQSVDNKVHEVVAYDIIQVYKTLVLSCGISLEGNCEDPKVACWLLDPGSEERTISNMVTVYCPEELALLEGLGNPHSYCPRVRAATSSVLLHTVMNHLTGLLEKDGTLDLFRNVEMPSQVCLALLELNGLGFSVEECERQKHVMQAKLSALESEAYTLAGHSFSLTSVDDIAQVLFLELHLPPNGEIGGIRTKKTLGYTRRGGGRVRFGKQFSTTKDVLEKLRPLHPLPGVILEWRRITNALTKVVFPLQREKQYHPTLKMDRIYPIAQTHTATGRVSFTEPNIQNVPKDFDIKMPTMVDESPPSQNAPHRPGKKRRPLTPALTRGLAEQGPAFSVSMRHAFVPFSGGMILAADYSQLELRVLAHLSKDQRLLQVLNGGADVFRCIAAEWKNVDPESVQDNLRQQAKQICYGIIYGMGAKSLGEQMGVEENDAACYIESFKARYKGINAFLKQTVKNCIKDGFVQTLMGRRRYLPGILSSSPHIRAHAERQAVNTTVQGSAADIVKLATVNIQKRLQKTYPAAPPSHQHLHTARNQRRAVRGAYFILQLHDELIYETTQEDLIQVAQIVKREMESAVKLYVKLKVKVKMGCSWGDLQDLDI, via the exons ATGGTAAATAACGCCCACAATCGCAGTCTTTCGTCTCAGAGCTGCAGCCTTTTCGTTATGACCTCTGGTCCgagtctgaaaaagaaaaactacttgGGGCAACaccaaatcaaaaagaaaataag CATCAACATTAATGATGAGCTGCCAGACAGAGACAGACCGTTGGAGAAAACCTGCCATCTCTCAGATAAATCAAGTAAACTAATGACCAATGCAAAGGAGGAACACGTG ttagGGGAGTCCACCATTGCTCCGGATAAAGAGATACTGCAagtgtttgatgtttttcctCCTGTGAAGGACACACTAAACAAACATGTTCAGGAGGAACTGCTGTCATCAGATGCCTCTGTACCAGACTTAGCACCAGCAGCATACAGTAAAAAGGATATGGATGCCACACAGGTAAAAGTCGGGGCATTTTTCACAGAGAGTGGACCCCATACGGCCTTTAGTCCTCAGGAGGAAGACAGTCGACATAGAAGGGACTGTAGGAGACCAGGATGGAGAGCTGAATGCAAAGAACTTGCTCATAAACTACTCTTCTGCGAGGATTCTGGGAATAAGAAGGACACTCAAACAGATCATTCAGATCCTTCACATTGCGTCAAAGCTCAAGAAACTCAAAGCAGCCTAGAAGCAAGAACATCCGGCAA AGATTACCTTGGAAGAAGACGCTCTCCTCTCCGTGGGTCAAGCCAGACTTCCAGTGCACCTCTGAATGTCTCGAGCGACTATATCTTGTTTAGCCCTACACGTCTTGCAGCCGCTATAAAGAGATCCAAACTGCAGAGATCAATTCAAAATCAGTCTGTTTCTGTTCTCACAGTCCCCAGCGGTTTGGAGCTCAGCACTCTCAACGATACTTTACCAAAGCCAG GCATTGGATTGTGTGCCCCTGTAGAGCACGCTGAAAAGCTGCTGCTCTCCAGCTGGGGTTTACCCAAGCCTGTTTTAGAGCGATACCAGAAACATGGAGTGACTCAGATGTTTGAGTGGCAAGCTCAATGCCTTACTGTGGGACAGGTGCTGCAGGGAGGAAATTTGGTGTATTCTG CACCTACAAGCGCTGGCAAGACCCTGGTGTCTGAGCTTCTGATGCTAAAGCGTGTGTTAGAAACGAAAAGAAAAGCTCTCTTCATTCTGCCATTTGTTTCTGTGGCCAAAGAGAAGATGCAGTACCTTCAG AGTGTGTTTCAAGAGGCGGGAGTCCGTGTGGAGGGGTACATGGGCAGTACTTCAGCAGCAGGAGGGTTCACAACTCTGGATGTGGCTGTTTGCACCATAGAAAAAGCAAATTCTCTAGTTAATAGACTCATTGAGGAAGACAACATGGCTCTTCTAG GCATGGTGGTGGTAGATGAATTACACATGGTTGGAGATTCTGGAAGAGGTTACCTACTGGAATTGCTTTTGACCAAAATCCTCTACATCTCTCAGAAGCAGAAAACGTCagg GTCTCTCTCTGAAGGTGTGCAGATAATCGGCATGAGTGCCACTCTGCCAAACTTGGCCCTCTTGGCTGGCTGGTTAGGTGCAGAGCTTTACCAGACAGACTACAGACCTGTTCCTCTGGAGGAGCATCTCAAGGTGGGCTGCAGCATCTACGACAGGAGCCTCTCTGTGGTCCGCCAGTTCACCCCTGTGCTGCACGTCAAG GGGGACGATGACCACATTGTGAGCCTGTGTTATGAAACGGTGAGGCAAGGTCACTCTGTGCTTCTGTTTTGCCCGTCAAAAAACTGGTGCGAGAAACTCGCAGATACCATTGCAAGGGAGTTCTACAATATCAGACTTTCTG ATGGTAAAGCTGAACCTCTGCCGGTGTGTCTGGATCATGACGGACTCATGGACGTTTTAGCTCAGCTTAGAAGAACTCCAGCTGGGTTAGATCCTATCTTGCAGCGCACTGTGCGGTGGGGAGTGGCCTTCCACCATGCTG GTTTGACCTTTGATGAGCGTGATGTGTTGGAAGGAGCTTTTCGCCAGGGCTTGGTCAGAGTCCTTTCTGCCACCTCTACTCTGTCTTCGGGGGTCAATCTTCCAGCCCGCAGGGTCATTATACGAACACCAACATTCAATGGACACTTGCTGGACCCACTCACATACAAACAGATGGCTGGACGAGCAGGAAGAAAAGGAGTGGACACTAGAG GTGAAAGTTTGCTTGTATGTAAGAAGGCAGAGGAAAAGAAAGGGGCTAGTCTTCTAAGAGGTTCtcttcagccaatcagcagctgcCTGGTCAGACGAGAAGGTGAAGGAGTCGCCACAAGCATGCTGAGAGCCATCCTGGAG ATAATTGTCGGAGGAGTGGCCTGCACTCCGCAGGATGTCCAGCGGTATGCTTCGTGTTCCCTTCTGGCTGCCAGCGTGAGATGTGACAGCAAAAAGCCGTCTGGCAAAGAGTCCAACAGAGGAGCTATTGAGGCCTGCGTTGAATGGCTGATGGAGAATGAATTCATCAACATCCAGAAAGATGAGCAAG ATGAACGATACTGTCCTACTCAGCTGGGTGCTGCCACTCTTGCTTCCTCACTCTCGCCTCCTGAGGCTTTGGGAATATTTGCAGATCTGCAGCGTGCCATGAAGGgctttgttttggaaaatgatCTGCACATTATGTATTTG ATAACCCCACTGTATGCGGAGTGGACCACTATTGACTGGTATCAGTTCTTCTGTTTGTGGGAGCAGCTGTCATCATCAATGAAGAGAGTGGCGGAGCTGGTTGGGGTGCAGGAGAGTTTCCTTGCACGATCAGTTAGTGGCAAGCTTGTtgcaaagacagaaaagcagaGTAGACAAATGGCAATCCATAAAAG GTTTTTCACTACTCTGGTTCTCCAGGATCTGGTTAATGAAGTACCTTTGGGAACAGTTGCATCTAAATACAACTGCAATCGTGGGCAGCTGCAGTCTCTCCAGCAGTCTGCTTCCACATATGCTG GTATGGTAACAGTGTTCTGCAAGCGTCTGGGCTGGCACAACATGGAGATGCTGTTATCTCAGTACCAGACCAGGCTGAGCTTTGGGGTGCAGAGGGAGCTTCTTGACCTGGTCAGGGTTTCTCTTCTGAATGCAACCCGTGCCAGGGCGCTGTACGCCCAAGGACTCTGTACGGTTGCAGAACTAGCCAGGGCGACAGTGGCTGATGTGGAGAAAGCTCTGCGGAACTCAGTCCCATTTAAGAG CTCTAAACGTGCAGTGGATGAAAGTGAAGTGGAAGCAGCTGAGAGAAGAAGCCTTCGCTGCGTGTGGGTCGCTGGTGGACGGGCTCTGACGgaacaggaagcagctgttgAGATAGTGTCGGAAGCCAGGCTTCTCCTTCGAGAAGACCTGGCTCAGTTAGGAGTTCAATGGGATCCAGCTGCTCTTCCTGCAGAGGCTTCTGTCGCCTGCAGCCCTGATGGTCATTCCAGCAGGGATTCAGATACTTCTAATCAGCTCAAAGAGGATAGAGAAGGTGGGAAAAGGATGGTTGTAGGAGAAGATGGCAAAAATGAAGACCCGAATGGATTGTATGTCAGAAAAAAAGCTCACACAGAAAGGAAGGAGGAAAAAATGAGAGCGCACACAAACAAACCAATCCAAAATTACACTGAAAATCCAGATAGGGCTGTTGAGAGGAAACATAATGGGGAGCATGAAAAGGCAGATCAGGGAGAGACAGGAAGGGCTACAAGCAAACCAGATGATCTTCAATCAAAACAGCCTGTGCCTGAAAAGAGCTTAACACAGGAGCTGGCTGAGATCATATCCAGCCTTTCACCCCAGCTGCTGCCGCCACCTCCGCCGTCACCTTCTCCGGCACCGCCTCCACGCTTCCGAGCTCCGATATCCAGACTAGAGTCTCAACAAAGAGGAGACAGAAGCATAGCAGTGGAAGAGGGCCTCACAAAGCTAACTACATCACCTTTGGAGCTTGAGAGGTTAAGGCACTCAAAAGCCTTAAGCAAAGTCCTCCAATCCATTCAGTGCATACAAGATTCTGTAGACCCTGGTGAGAAAGGAGACTCAAAAACCACCGTGATTTCCAATTTACAAAATTCTAAATCTCCTGTTGAGGTGTTAAACGCTGCTCAAACCTTTAGCTGTGCACAGGAAAGGGCTCCTGGATCTACAACTGCACATATTTCCAATTCCGTCCTGTCAGTATCCCCAGGATCAGTTGACAGATGCTCCCCCGAAGCCAAGCGGAGAAAGATTGATACCAAAGAGGCAGAGAAGTTTTCCTCACCCGAGTTGTATGCAGGTGATGATAGAGATGAAGAAGTTGATGTTCAGGCAAGTTTTGGTGATAGTTTTGAATTGGATACTCAAACAGAAAGAATAATTGTTCAACAAACACATCAACACTCAGATGAGAGCAGTGCAGGAACAGATCAGTCAGAAGCTCAACACATCAGAGAGGAGGAAGCAGCTGGAAAGCATCTCCAGACTAGTGATGAGAAAAGGAATGACAGTCCAGACAGTGCAACCCCCAaattcaacatttctctcaCCGAAAGCCAAATGGaactcatcctgaacaccagcCATCAG AAATCTCCCAGTCCAGCTGCTGGTGACAACATAGACAAAAGGGAAGATCCAGGGGCTGCCCCTGAAAGCCCCAACAGAAGCAGCAGTTTGCTGTTTGACAGCCTGTATGACAGTCCCCTGTTAGAAGCTCTGAGGCCGGAACCGTCCGACGAAGAACCTAACACGGAGGCTGAGCATCCCTCTACAACCCAGCAGAGGCGACGCAGCGAGCTTTTGGCTAACCAGGaagcagaggagcaggagggggTCCGCTGGGGCGAGTCTTTCTTTAACCTGTCAGAGTGGGGCGACTCCCTCCTGGTTGGTGAACACTTTCTGGAGAGGCAGAATCTGCTGAGATTCTCAGAGCAGAGTGAAAAAGAGCAGATGGTGCAGCAGGCGATCAAGGACCAGGAAGACCAATCGGGTAATTTGATACAATTTGTCAATGAAGAACAAGGGGAAGAGCAGAACATTATTTCCAGAGGGGATGACAGGGGAAGGCAGTCAGATGAGAAGGAAGTAGCTGTTTTGTTAACCGATGATGAAAACTGTAAACACCCAAATGTCCAAAATCCACATAAACAATATCTTTATTGTAGCCCTGGATTACAAGATATATTTGACCGCTGGCCTAGTATGTCTGACCAGCCTGGCCTATCAGCCTCTGAAATGCAAGGCAATAGCGCAAATGCAGCAATTCAACCACAAACTGATGCAGCAAAAACCGAGCCACAAATAGGACGGCTCTCAGGATGTGGGGATGAAAATCCAATGCATAGGCCAGGCTCTGCTGGGGACCTCATTCCCCCAACTCAAGAAAGACCACCTGTCACACCAAGAGTAAAGCTGACCACTTCGTCGATCCATTCGCAAAGATCTACCCCTCGGCCACTTAAGCAGTCGACGCCCTCAAACCCTTCTCAAGTGACTTCAGGAAATGGTAATCTTCTGTCAGCAGTTGCCTCTGCCAGTAAACGGCAGGAAAACATCTCACCAAAAAAGGAACTGAAGTCTATTCCACACCAAAGCTCAAAACCCAATGCAAAACAGACTGACCAAAACATCCCACTTCCCACACAGTGTACTTCCCCTTCCTCCCCCGGGCCACGCTCTCCCTCCGACGCCGAGTCACCTGTGATTCCTGAaggcttttcccttcagttgTCCCAGGATGAAACGCTCGGTTGTAGCAATCCCGGGACGTTCTCCATCATCGATGTAGCGAGTGATAGGCGACTCTTCGAAACGTTCGTGACAGAGTGGAAAACAAAGGAGCGCTTTGCTCTGGCTTTGGCCTGTGAAAAGAAGGAGCACAGCCAGCAGCAGGAAGGGGAAATAGGAGGCAAACATAGGAGAG cTTCTTCAGTAACTAACCTGAAACCCAACGGACCAGATGGCTTCCCAGTTAGAAACAATGAAGGACTTGTTTTAATTGGACTGTCTGTCTGCTGGGGAGCCAGAGACGCATACTACATATCTTTACAAGAGGAGCAGAGCAAAG GTCTGAGCTCCAGTCTGGCTCCTCCTCCACTGGATGATGACTTGGTCGTAACTGAACGGTTGAAGCAGGTGAAGGAATGTCTGGGTGGACAGTCAGTTGACAATAAAGTACATGAAGTGGTCGCATATGATATCATCCAGGTGTACAAGACACTAGTCCTAAGCTGTGGAATCAGCTTAGAGGGAAACTGTGAAGATCCAAAG GTTGCATGCTGGCTGTTGGATCCTGGCAGCGAGGAGAGGACTATTTCCAACATGGTGACTGTCTACTGTCCAGAAGAACTAGCACTGCTAGAGGGGCTTGGAAATCCGCATTCATACTGTCCTCGTGTCAGAGCAGCAACCAGTAGCGTGCTACTCCACACTGTTATGAACCACCTCACCGGTCTGCTGGAGAAAGATGGCACTTTAG ATTTATTCAGGAACGTAGAGATGCCCTCCCAGGTTTGCTTGGCTCTTTTGGAACTGAATGGACTCGGCTTCAGCGTCGAAGAGTGTGAAAGACAAAAGCACGTGATGCAGGCCAAACTGTCGGCGCTGGAGTCTGAAGCGTACACTTTGGCAGGTCACAGCTTCTCCCTCACCAGTGTGGATGACATAGCACAG GTGTTGTTTTTGGAGCTCCACCTGCCTCCAAATGGGGAGATTGGAGGTATAAGAACTAAGAAGACTCTGGGCTACACCAGAAGAGGCGGTGGCAGAGTAAGATTTGGGAAGCAATTCAGCACTACCAAG GATGTTCTGGAGAAGCTTCGTCCCCTCCACCCACTGCCGGGGGTCATTTTGGAGTGGAGACGGATCACCAATGCCTTAACAAAGGTGGTGTTCCCCCTGCAGAGGGAAAAGCAATATCACCCCACACTGAAGATGGACAGAATATACCCCATAGCCCAGACTCACACAGCCACAG GCAGAGTAAGCTTCACTGAGCCCAACATACAGAACGTTCCCAAAGACTTTGACATTAAAATGCCCACCATGGTAGATGAGAGCCCACCCTCACAAAACGCCCCTCACAGACCAGG aaagaaaaggcgACCTTTGACACCAGCTCTTACCCGTGGACTTGCAGAACAAGGGCCAGCTTTCTCTGTCAGCATGAGACATGCTTTCGTTCCTTTTTCAG GTGGAATGATATTAGCGGCTGACTA